A genomic segment from Bradysia coprophila strain Holo2 chromosome III, BU_Bcop_v1, whole genome shotgun sequence encodes:
- the LOC119076999 gene encoding ankyrin repeat domain-containing protein 18A-like, producing the protein MALNQFASDWNDSFELKISVGDIKKPTQSFLCGILDFYLGTIHIDCDKMKATMGERHFKIWLVRYYNDFFRTCNPKCYPLYYGDLLKPESKKVLEILRFLLNFHHFHNAVQTEIVGTANGKIELYNQWLAKKNQLQLHREEAKIQSELKKTMLTETTRSISQYKQQLEDLTAKNVILTKEAEEAKQQVYHIRVENIDLTSQIDGAEPAIVTEHEFMALSKTIQTTDIAISELNAIEKDIQSKNKCFSQEMSRLKGEIDELSANINESSIEGLIEKEREEIKNLTELTNKVKEFRNQIENTVAKREELLESIKSLEAQLSIKRNDLASVLETCQIKQMKMESQCKLGSVTAADLEKKFEMLELKVEKLKATQKELIAMGSQVIDHIKNT; encoded by the exons ATGGCGCTCAATCAGTTTGCGAGCGATTGGAACGATtcgtttgaattgaaaatttcggttgGTGATATTAAGAAACCGACACAATCATTTTTGTGTGGGATTCTCGATTTCTATCTGGGTACCATTCACATCGATTGTGATAAGATGAAAGCAACG ATGGGTGAACGTCACTTTAAAATATGGTTGGTTAGGTATTACAATGATTTCTTCAGAACCTGCAATCCGAAATGCTACCCACTTTATTATGGCGATTTGCTCAAGCCAG AATCGAAAAAAGTCTTGGAGATATTGCGATTTTTGCTCAATTTTCATCACTTCCATAATGCTGTTCAAACGGAGATCGTCGGTACGGCAaacggtaaaattgaattgtacaATCAGTGGCTAGCGAAGAAAAATCAACTCCAACTTCATCGGGAGGAGGCGAAAATTCAATCGGAGCTG aaaaaaacaaTGCTGACGGAAACTACGCGCTCGATATCTCAGTACAAACAACAGTTGGAAGATCTAACCGCCAAAAACGTCATATTAACCAAGGAAGCAGAAGAAGCCAAGCAACAAGTGTATCATATTCGAGTCGAAAATATTGATCTAACGTCCCAAATAGATGGAGCGGAGCCGGCTATTGTAACGGAGCATGAGTTCATGGCCCTGAGCAA AACTATTCAGACTACCGATATTGCCATTTCTGAGCTGAATGCCATAGAGAAGGACATccaatccaaaaataaatgtttttctcaAGAGATGAGTCGATTAAAAGGcgaaattgatgaattatCTGCAAATATAAATGAGAGTAGCATCGAAGGCTTGATCGAAAAGGAACG agaagaaataaaaaatcttaccGAGCTCACGAATAAAGTTAAGGAATTccgaaatcaaattgaaaatacagTTGCCAAACGTGAGGAGCTACTAGAAAGCATCAAGTCTTTGGAAGCCCAGTTGTCGATTAAAAGGAACGATTTAGCCTCAGTATTAGAAACTTGTCAgatcaaacaaatgaaaatggaaag TCAATGCAAACTTGGTTCAGTTACGGCCGCTGACTTggagaaaaaattcgaaatgctAGAGCTGAAGGTCGAAAAATTGAAGGCAACTCAAAAGGAATTAATTGCAATGGGCTCTCAAGTTATCGACCACATTAAGAACACTTAG
- the LOC119075845 gene encoding protein KRI1 homolog, which produces MSSKQLFDNDSDSDENGSGFNTNKEYAKSYNKFRSKELLKKVKDLAQSTSNKTSNFSDDSSSDSDSTDNETVDPKFDEAFFQALATLKKRDSSTYDANVKFFEDFDDVKIGGEKKGPKALTVKDYERKILLEKGGIYEDEADDNDTDLRPSSPAYNQEQMNIKNAFKKVIEEDDDDDEDNEWGGIFRKREKTKEEEATEEEQYTKWLAGEEANIGTKAQELKPLKEYWNNPKLSKDEKFLRDYILSNGYSKSDKDDVPTYDEIVGDESLEISEDEAELERQAEFEHKFNFRFEEPDNEFIKRYPRTIDHSVRKQDNRRKEKRAEVKERKLNEKKEKMKELEMINAIRKREIEEKIKKLKDVTGDDTIPFDDDDIDGDFDPDEYDRKMNEIFNNEYYQVDEGETKPDCPDIEDLKVDDWDNYDPVKDDADDINDGHCEDDDFVMDCDYDPEQQRKSLQDELIENSRDKRKRRKRRSKFVEMLKKEKPVFDPDDEKTYGEYLDEYYKLDYEDIIGDTPCRFKYVETVPNDFGLTVEEILLAKNKELNAWASLKKATQIRPDHVELNEVKTFKNKAKNEYLKRKILPSLYGEGSDDDDDEDGKADTAAEATVPNRKRKISEEKIEKSTPEKSDEKISAQKERKKAKTEEVSNPTKVTGDSGKTTKGLNIEKTPDVAVKPKMKEVLKTEKPKKQPVKKKANILMPKKVVSTKSTVHKKEAATIPNQQRKTKKVNSALLKKGGIKKKTARPQNNKSSTSTFSKKPSISDERLRAFGLNPKKFHKKLKYGNKSTGSATPTTSKKEVTKNNKVEKLNQKKIKQKLLKVLGS; this is translated from the exons ATGAGCAGCAAACAGTTATTTGACAATGATTCCGATTCGGATGAAAATGGATCGGGTTTCAATACCAACAAAGAATATGCCAAATCATATAACAAATTCCGGTCGAAAGAGTTACTGAAGAAAG TGAAGGATCTGGCACAATCAACAAGCAACAAAACATCCAATTTTTCTGATGATTCCAGTTCCGATTCCGACAGCACTGACAACGAAACTGTCGATCCGAAATTTGATGAGGCATTTTTCCAAGCATTGGCCACATTAAAGAAAAGGGATTCGTCCACGTACGACGCCAATGTAAAATTCTTTGAAGACTTTGATGATGTAAAAATTGGTGGCGAAAAGAAAGGTCCGAAGGCATTGACTGTCAAGGATTATGAGCGAAAGATTCTGTTGGAAAAGGGAGGTATTTATGAAGATGAAGCGGACGATAATGACACAGATTTAAGGCCATCGTCACCGGCATACAACCAAGAAcaaatgaacataaaaaatgcGTTCAAGAAAGTAATAGAGGAGGATGACGACGATGATGAAGACAATGAATGGGGTGGCATTTTCCggaaaagagaaaaaacaaaagaagaagag GCAACCGAAGAGGAACAGTACACCAAATGGTTAGCAGGTGAAGAAGCGAATATCGGTACGAAAGCTCAAGAACTTAAGCCGCTGAAAGAGTATTGGAATAACCCGAAATTGTCCAAAGATGAAAAGTTCCTGAGAGATTACATCCTCAGCAATGGTTACAGTAAAAGTGACAAAGATGACGTTCCCACATACGATGAAATTGTTGGCGATGAAAGCCTGGAGATATCGGAAGATGAGGCCGAACTGGAACGGCAGGCCGAATTCGAGCACAAATTCAACTTCCGTTTCGAAGAGCCAGACAATGAATTTATCAAACGGTATCCGCGAACCATCGATCATTCGGTTCGAAAGCAGGACAATCGTCGTAAGGAGAAACGTGCCGAGGTCAAggagagaaaattgaatgaaaagaaGGAGAAAATGAAGGAACTGGAAATGATCAATGCGATCAGAAAGCGAGAAAttgaagagaaaataaaaaaattgaaagatgtCACCGGCGACGACACCATTCCATTCGACGATGACGATATTGATGGTGATTTTGATCCGGATGAATATGATCGGAAAATGAACGAGATATTCAACAACGAATACTATCAGGTGGACGAGGGTGAAACGAAACCAGATTGTCCTGACATCGAAGACCTCAAGGTGGACGATTGGGACAATTACGATCCGGTGAAAGATGATGCCGACGACATCAACGACGGACACTGTGAAGACGACGACTTCGTTATGGATTGTGACTATGATCCCGAGCAGCAGAGGAAATCTTTACAAGATGAACTGATCGAGAACAGTAGGGACAAGCGAAAGCGTCGGAAGAGGCGATCAAAGTTTgtggaaatgttgaaaaaagaGAAGCCCGTTTTTGATCCGGATGATGAAAAAACGTATGGTGAATACCTGGACGAGTACTACAAACTGGATTATGAAGACATTATTGGGGATACTCCGTGTCGGTTCAAGTATGTGGAAACCGTACCGAATGATTTCGGATTAACTGTTGAAGAG ATTCTGTTGGCGAAAAACAAGGAGCTTAATGCCTGGGCCAGTCTTAAAAAAGCAACACAAATCCGACCCGATCACGTTGAGCTAAATGAAGTGAAAACCTTCAAAAATAAGgcgaaaaatgaatatttgaaaagGAAGATTCTGCCCAGCTTGTATGGAGAAGG ATccgatgatgatgacgatgaggACGGAAAAGCGGACACTGCAGCTGAGGCAACTGTTCCGAACAGAAAGAGGAAAATTTcggaagaaaaaattgagaaatccACACCGGAAAAATCAGATGAGAAGATCTCCGCACAAAAAGAGAGGAAAAAAGCGAAAACTGAAGAAGTGTCTAATCCGACCAAAGTGACTGGTGATTCCGGTAAAACAACAAAGGGACTTAACATAGAAAAAACGCCTGATGTCGCCGTCAAACcgaaaatgaaagaagttttgaaaactgaaaagcCGAAGAAACAACCGGTAAAGAAAAAGGCAAATATTTTGATGCCGAAAAAGGTTGTCAGTACGAAATCGACCGTTCACAAAAAAGAAGCCGCAACCATTCCCAATCAGCagcgaaaaacgaaaaaagttaACTCAGCTCTGCTCAAAAAAGGtggaataaaaaagaaaaccgCAAGGCctcaaaacaataaatcttCAACGTCAACCTTTTCCAAGAAACCGTCGATAAGTGACGAACGACTTCGAGCGTTCGGTCTAAATCCGAAgaaattccacaaaaaattgaaatacggCAATAAGTCAACAGGAAGTGCAACACCAACTACTTCTAAGAAGGAGGtcactaaaaataataaagtagAGAAACtgaatcaaaagaaaatcaagcaaaaactcttgAAGGTTTTAGGAAGTTGA
- the LOC119076642 gene encoding probable chitinase 2 has product MSLNQILNFMCFAVCCMAVAARTGPSHDKVVVCYLSTWAVYRPNRGSYSIDNFDPNLCTHVVYAFSGLDSKTDTIKSLDPWQDLKDDYGKGGYEHLTSLKKNHPHLKVTLAVGGWNEGSKNYSIMAADPSRRTRFVKSALDFVRKFNFDGLDLDWEYPTQRDGEPEDRENFVHLVKELKDALKPHNLLLTSAIGASKKVINEAYNVRELSKYLDFLHIMCYDYGGNWDRKITANAPLHSDDELNVETTIKHLIKLGASPSKIVMGVPFYGRTFITESDGNYGDPSSEVPFQGPFTRENGFLGYNEICALLSNRSAKWTTTWDSATSQGIARFRDETTGETKVVVYDSTRSIAKKMRFAMENKLGGIMTWSIDTDDFLGDCDMETETFDDFGNAAGVKLTFPKRVNSNYPLLRTINEGIIIALDEIDQENAIRESEVDNEISHGDENGNGGNLCSAVPTNVLVVVASLSCFMLCRFL; this is encoded by the exons atgtcgctaaaccaaattttaaacttcatGTGCTTTGCTGTATGTTGCATGGCTGTAGCAGCTAGAACGG GACCATCACACGACAAAGTCGTTGTATGTTATTTATCAACATGGGCTGTGTATCGCCCGAACCGTGGTTCTTACTCCATCGACAATTTCGATCCGAATTTGTGTACTCATGTCGTTTATGCATTTTCCGGTCTGGATTCTAAAACGGATACTATCAAATCACTTG atcCATGGCAGGACCTAAAGGATGACTATGGCAAGGGTGGTTATGAACACTTGACATCGTTGAAAAAGAATCACCCACATTTGAAAGTTACGTTAGCCGTTGGTGGGTGGAACGAG gGCTCTAAAAACTATTCGATAATGGCTGCTGATCCGAGTCGAAGAACGAGATTTGTTAAAAGTGCGCTGGATTTCGTAAG gaaatttaatttcgatggGTTGGACTTAGATTGG GAATACCCAACTCAGCGCGATGGCGAACCAGAGGATCgtgaaaatttcgttcattTAGTAAAAGAGTTGAAAGACGCACTGAAGCCACACAATCTGTTACTAACGAGTGCCATTGGTGCATCGAAAAAAGTCATCAATGAAGCGTATAATGTCCGTGAACTATCAAAATATTTGGACTTTTTGCACATTATGTGTTACGATTATGGCGGCAACTGGGACAGAAAAATAACCGCAAATGCTCCGCTTCACAGTGACGATGAACTAAACGTTGAAACAACCATCAAACATCTGATAAAATTGGGAGCAAGTCCGTCCAAAATTGTAATGGGAGTGCCGTTCTATGGACGCACTTTCATAACGGAATCAGATGGAAATTACGGTGATCCATCTTCCGAAGTGCCATTCCAAGGACCATTTACGCGAGAGAACGGTTTCTTGGGatataatgaaatttgtgCGTTGCTAAGCAATCGATCGGCTAAATGGACCACCACGTGGGACTCAGCAACATCGCAGGGTATCGCTCGATTCAGAGATGAAACAACCGGTGAAACTAAGGTGGTTGTTTATGATAGTACGCGATCCATTGCCAAGAAGATGAGATTCgcaatggaaaataaattgggCGGAATTATGACATGGTCGATAGACACCGACGACTTTTTAGGTGATTGTGATATGGAAACAGAAACGTTTGACGATTTCGGTAATGCGGCTGGTGTTAAACTGACGTTCCCCAAACGAGTCAACTCCAATTATCCGTTACTGAGAACGATAAACGAAGGCATTATAATTGCATTGGATGAAATCGATCAAGAAAATGCAATCAGAGAGAGTGAAGTTGATAATGAAATTTCGCATGGTGATGAGAATGGTAATGGTGGAAATTTGTGTAGTGCTGTGCCAACAAATGtacttgttgttgttgcttctCTATCGTGTTTTATGTTGTGTCGCTTTTTATAA
- the LOC119078140 gene encoding uncharacterized protein LOC119078140 — MICLRLHFLYQLLVILASIYLTLGLPAIHHKNDGHRRNNAIVQHNHDKDQNKELDRRIKRQLDFNLSVDHEDDTGTDITAALEANIWKSVDGRSRLDGNAKYQQHIDEFGQNGEKYRVGIKLIFEV; from the exons atgatttgtttACGACTGCACTTTCTGTATCAACTATTAGTCATATTGgcatcaatttatttaacactTGGACTGCCCGCAATTCATCACAAAAACGATGGCCACAGAAGAAATAACGCGATCGTGCAACACAACCATGACAAGGATCAAAATAAAGAATTGGATAGGCGGATAAAGCGACAATTAGATTTCAATCTCTCGGTCGATCATGAAGACGATACTGGAACGGATATAACGGCCGCACTAGAAGCTAACATTTGGAAAAGTGTTGACGGACGATCACGTCTCGATGGCAATGCAAAGTATCAGCAACATATTGACGAATTCGGTCAAAATG GTGAAAAATATCGTGTTGGGATTAAATTGATATTTGAAGTGTAG